A genomic window from Aquitalea aquatilis includes:
- a CDS encoding GGDEF domain-containing protein, translating to MSPPQVETAVRLHILSLTRDAQPFAMIAASLLALTMLMHTPWPNVAIWWGCMFAAQLCYRQQIVQLLRQSQLSHSLSRRGFRRFCGWSLLLSLLWSCAPWWLVVDNDPLYMMLVLLWLAAVAAAYAAYFSSVRTLFYLALLVLVLGAMLKLLLSGVPVLYMAALSCLLYGVALVVMIWPLHRIIRDSFVARDENSQLLTELSAQQQQVEAVNLQLEEQGRLLDEALVRVEELVAHDPLTGVLSRRAIMLQGERLLEHAGVSGQPFCLAMLDLDHFKAINDGFGHLVGDEVLRQTCLLLGTDLRGSDSLGRYGGEEFMLLLSGVGLAQAQPRLEQMRLRLQQYDWSDLTRQRPVTVSIGLIAWQPGLDLAQLIRRADDLLYAAKRAGRNRVQVEPTAALAEKGSA from the coding sequence TTGTCTCCTCCTCAGGTGGAAACGGCCGTCCGGCTCCATATCCTGAGCCTGACCCGTGACGCCCAGCCATTTGCCATGATCGCCGCCAGCCTGCTGGCGCTGACCATGCTCATGCATACGCCCTGGCCCAATGTGGCCATCTGGTGGGGCTGCATGTTCGCTGCGCAGCTGTGCTATCGGCAGCAGATTGTGCAACTGCTGCGGCAAAGCCAGTTGAGCCACTCCCTGAGCCGGCGGGGCTTTCGCCGCTTTTGTGGCTGGTCGCTGCTGCTCAGCCTGCTGTGGAGCTGTGCGCCCTGGTGGCTGGTGGTGGACAACGACCCCTTGTACATGATGCTGGTTCTGCTGTGGCTGGCGGCAGTGGCCGCTGCCTATGCCGCCTATTTTTCCAGTGTGCGCACCCTGTTTTATCTGGCACTGCTGGTGTTGGTGCTGGGGGCCATGCTCAAACTGCTGCTCAGCGGTGTGCCGGTGCTGTATATGGCCGCCTTGTCATGCCTGCTGTACGGCGTGGCGCTGGTGGTCATGATCTGGCCCTTGCACCGCATCATCCGCGACAGCTTTGTCGCACGCGATGAAAACAGCCAGCTGCTGACCGAGCTGAGTGCACAGCAGCAGCAAGTGGAAGCGGTGAATCTGCAGCTGGAAGAGCAGGGCCGCCTGCTGGATGAAGCCCTGGTCAGGGTAGAGGAACTGGTGGCACATGATCCGCTGACCGGCGTGCTCAGCCGGCGCGCCATCATGTTGCAGGGCGAGCGGCTGCTCGAGCATGCCGGGGTGTCGGGGCAGCCCTTTTGCCTGGCCATGCTGGACCTGGACCATTTCAAGGCCATCAATGACGGTTTTGGCCATCTGGTGGGGGATGAGGTACTGCGCCAGACCTGTTTGCTACTCGGGACCGACCTGCGCGGTAGCGACAGCCTGGGCCGCTATGGCGGTGAGGAGTTCATGTTGCTGCTCAGCGGTGTCGGGCTGGCCCAGGCGCAGCCGCGGCTGGAGCAGATGCGGCTGCGCTTGCAGCAGTACGACTGGTCGGACTTGACCCGGCAGCGGCCGGTGACGGTATCCATTGGCCTGATCGCCTGGCAGCCGGGGCTGGATCTGGCGCAGTTGATCCGTCGCGCCGATGATTTGCTCTACGCCGCCAAACGGGCGGGACGCAACCGCGTGCAGGTGGAGCCGACGGCAGCACTGGCCGAGAAAGGCAGTGCATGA
- a CDS encoding peroxiredoxin: MAVLVGKQAPFFAGEKTFSAVLGDGQIVDNYSFQEATAGKYAVVFFYPLDFTFVCPSELIAFDHRLAEFKARNVEVIGVSIDSQFTHAAWRNTPVEKGGIGQVGYTLVADIQHELCKAFDVEADGGVAFRGSFLIDKAGVVQHQVVNNLPLGRNVDEMIRMVDALQFTEEHGEVCPAGWNKGKKGMKPSADGVASYLAENAAQL; this comes from the coding sequence ATGGCCGTACTCGTTGGTAAGCAAGCACCGTTCTTCGCTGGTGAAAAAACCTTCTCCGCCGTTCTGGGCGATGGTCAGATTGTTGACAACTACTCCTTCCAGGAAGCTACCGCCGGCAAATACGCCGTGGTGTTCTTCTACCCGCTGGATTTCACTTTTGTTTGTCCGTCCGAGCTGATCGCCTTTGATCACCGTCTGGCTGAATTCAAGGCCCGCAATGTAGAAGTGATCGGCGTGTCCATCGACAGCCAGTTCACCCATGCCGCATGGCGCAATACCCCGGTGGAAAAGGGTGGTATCGGCCAGGTTGGCTACACCCTGGTTGCCGACATCCAGCACGAACTGTGCAAGGCCTTTGATGTGGAAGCCGACGGTGGCGTGGCCTTCCGTGGCTCCTTCCTGATCGACAAGGCTGGCGTGGTACAGCATCAGGTGGTCAACAACCTGCCGCTGGGCCGCAATGTGGACGAAATGATCCGCATGGTGGATGCCCTGCAATTCACCGAAGAGCACGGCGAAGTGTGCCCGGCTGGCTGGAACAAGGGCAAGAAGGGCATGAAGCCGAGCGCCGATGGCGTGGCTTCCTACCTGGCAGAAAACGCCGCCCAGCTGTAA